In Elephas maximus indicus isolate mEleMax1 chromosome 4, mEleMax1 primary haplotype, whole genome shotgun sequence, a genomic segment contains:
- the LOC126076371 gene encoding olfactory receptor 6C6-like — MKNQSREIEFILLGLTDDPQLQIVIFIFLFLNYILSVMGNLSIILLTLLDPRLKTPMYFFLQNFSFLEISLTTICIPRFLTTIVTKNKIISYSGCASQLFFFLLVAITEFYLLAAMSYDRYVAICKPLHYPIIMRSQVCYQLVLCSWAAGFLNTFPPLLMGLKLEFCASKVINHFMCDTSPILQISCTDTHFLELISFVSSAIILVVTLLLVIFSYTYIIKTILKIPSAQKRTKAFSTCSAHMTVVSLTYGSCIFIYMKPSAKERVALSKGVAVIYTSVAPLLNPFIYSLKNQQVKQASKDTLRKIFIFFQKINKRFKS, encoded by the coding sequence atgaagaaccAGTCAAGGGAAATAGAGTTCATTCTCTTGGGACTGACAGATGACCCACAGTTACAAATtgtgatttttatatttctctttctcaATTACATTTTGAGTGTGATGGGGAACTTATCCATCATTCTCCTCACCTTGCTGGACCCTCGCCTCAAGACTCCAATGTATTTCTTCCTCCAAAATTTCTCCTTCTTGGAAATCTCATTGACAACAATCTGCATTCCTAGATTCCTGACAACCATTGtgactaaaaacaaaatcatttcctaCAGTGGTTGTGCATCTcaattattctttttccttttagtagCAATTACAGAGTTTTACCTTCTGGCTGCCATGTCTTATGACCGCTATGTAGCCATCTGTAAACCCCTTCATTACCCCATCATTATGAGAAGCCAAGTGTGCTACCAACTTGTACTCTGTTCATGGGCAGCTGGCTTTCTGAATACCTTCCCACCATTGCTTATGGGACTGAAACTGGAATTCTGTGCTTCCAAAGTAATTAATCAtttcatgtgtgacacttctcctatCTTGCAGATTTCTTGCACAGACACTCACTTCCTAGAATTGATTTCATTTGTTTCATCAGCTATAATACTTGTGGTCACATTGCTGTTAGTGATTTTTTCCTATACATATATAATCAAGACCATTCTAAAAATCCCCTCTgctcagaaaagaacaaaagcatTTTCCACTTGTTCTGCCCACATGACTGTAGTCTCCCTTACTTATGGTAGCTGTATCTTCATTTACATGAAACCATCAGCAAAAGAAAGGGTGGCTTTATCCAAAGGTGTAGCTGTTATCTATACCTCAGTTGCCCCTTTACTCAATCCCTTCATTTACAGTTTAAAGAATCAGCAAGTGAAACAAGCTTCCAAAGATACACTCagaaagattttcatttttttccaaaaaataaataaaagatttaaatcTTGA